A single Oncorhynchus kisutch isolate 150728-3 linkage group LG19, Okis_V2, whole genome shotgun sequence DNA region contains:
- the LOC109864639 gene encoding cadherin-related family member 5 isoform X2, which produces MLNPWGLFLCQLAINTSYHVIKASLCLGGSDIFATVSENRPVGEFIANLSIVGDPTGVNSIRLCLTGENANWFYLEGRTIRLNSSILRVLDRERQGSVLMAALTCYEDDIIQSEYRVMVEILNENDNKPRFLEKTIQPRYISELTAVNSVVFTVKAIDADGDTITYIIDRASPDANYFRIDLPNSGKVILDKPMDYETKTKLQLVIYAVETNTKEWYNTSASLIVNVEDGDDHYPQFLPCTPISQDHNHTVVCTNPIYVVNITEKDQDMLLNFSPGPIHAEDGDRSLDTPLLYSILSGADKNRFQIDNQTAEITMTKRVENRHMTPIFRLRIMASQLNDPKKYSVATALVRVLAENRFPPLFNRTTYKGFIIESSSPATLVSTYGNEVLFIQAIDQDFVDPTRATTGLYHITEEGVIIAKTDRLRSFDRLILEVVAMDEESGEVAKASVDIELLQRSQPIPWTPFRDMDVRIAGGIMGGMLLLLVTTLFLLIRWAKRRRRRQRQKPSGRGAVALGKHLKVVNSGRPVIPLVEEVSYQNEGFSIDYEASGGSGSLFGRHGVYTRKQSLIPPPPRCHSSHPDCGSSTVTGDMLPILVTPEPLVKDLTAALISNSRKDDNTISTGAMTKDEKERNKQRDMEKEEERNKQRDMEKEEERNKQRDMEKEEERNKQRDMEKEEERNKQRDMEKEEEREWEKQWERAVGTKEKRNSEGERTDKPRDVLGASSETADVSEASEDQTNTEKPQSHRMKTHHIREPKDGHKSSSEE; this is translated from the exons ATGTTGAACCCATGGGGGCTGTTCCTCTGCCAGCTGGCAATAAACACGTCTTACCATGTCATAAAAG CCAGCCTCTGCCTGGGTGGGTCAGACATCTTTGCGACAGTGAGCGAGAACCGACCTGTAGGAGAGTTCATTGCGAACCTCAGCATCGTCGGGGACCCTACAGGAGTCAATAGCATCCGCTTGTGCCTCACCGGAGAGAACGCCAATTGGTTCTACCTAGAAGGGAGAACCATCAGGCTCAACTCATCCATTTTAAGAGTCCTGGATCGAGAG CGCCAGGGATCTGTTTTGATGGCAGCATTAACATGTTATGAAGACGACATAATACAA AGTGAATACAGGGTCATGGTTGAGATCCTGAATGAAAATGATAACAAACCAAGGTTCCTTGAGAAGACTATACAACCGCGTTACATAAGTGAG CTCACTGCAGTCAACTCTGTCGTCTTCACTGTCAAGGCCATCGATGCTGATGGAGACACCATCACCTACATCATCGACAGAGCCTCG CCTGATGCCAACTACTTCAGGATAGACCTGCCCAACAGTGGTAAAGTAATCCTGGACAAGCCAATGGACTATGAGACCAAAACCAAGCTGCAGCTAGTCATCTACGCTGTG GAAACCAACACCAAGGAGTGGTACAACACTTCCGCCTCACTGATTGTGAACGTGGAGGACGGGGACGACCATTACCCTCAATTCCTACCGTGCACACCCATCTCCCAGGACCACAACCACACGGTTGTCTGCACCAACCCCATCTACGTGGTCAACATCACAGAAAAGGACCAG GACATGTTACTGAATTTCTCTCCTGGTCCAATTCATGCCGAAGACGGAGACAGAAGCCTTGATACGCCTTTGCTCTACTCCATTCTCTCAG GTGCTGACAAAAACAGGTTTCAGATTGACAACCAAACAGCAGAGATCACAATGACAAAACGGGTGGAAAACAGACATATGACACCTATATTCCGACTGCGGATCATG GCATCTCAGCTGAATGACCCAAAGAAGTACAGTGTGGCGACAGCGCTGGTCCGGGTGCTAGCAGAGAACCGGTTCCCTCCCCTCTTTAACAGAACCACGTACAAGGGCTTCATCATCGAGAGCTCCAGCCCTGCCACGCTAGTCTCCACCTATGGGAACGAGGTGCTTTTCATCCAAGCCATAGACCAGGACTTTGTAGAT CCCACACGAGCCACCACTGGACTGTACCACATCACAGAGGAAGGGGTTATCATCGCTAAGACCGACCGCCTACGATCCTTCGACAGGCTCATCCTAGAG GTGGTCGCTATGGATGAGGAATCAGGTGAAGTTGCTAAAGCCTCAGTCGACATAGAGCTGCTACAAAGAAGCCAGCCAA TCCCTTGGACACCTTTCAGAGACATGGATGTGAGGATAGCTGGCGGTATCATGGGTGGGATGCTGCTGCTGTTAGTGACCACCCTGTTCCTGCTGATCCGATGggccaagaggaggaggaggagacagagacaaaaaCCTTCCGGACGAGGGGCTGTCGCCCTGGGGAAACACCTCAAAGTG GTGAACTCGGGCCGGCCCGTGATCCCCTTGGTCGAGGAGGTCTCCTACCAGAACGAAGGGTTCAGCATAGACTACGAGGCCTCGGGAGGTTCCGGAAGCCTCTTTGGGAGACATGGGGTCTACACCAGGAAACAGTCGCTGATCCCACCGCCGCCACGCTGCCACAGCAGCCATCCAGACTGCGGCTCCAGTACCGTAACAGGCGACATGCTGCCTATACTGGTGACGCCAGAGCCCCTGGTTAAAGACCTCACTGCCGCCCTCATCTCCAACAGCAGGAAAGATGACAACACCATCAGCACAGGGGCTATGACAAAAGACGAGAAGGAGAGGAATAAGcagagagatatggagaaagaggaggagaggaataagcagagagatatggagaaagaggaggagaggaataagcagagagatatggagaaagaggaggagaggaataagcagagagatatggagaaagaggaggagaggaataagcagagagatatggagaaagaggaggagagggaatgggagaagCAGTGGGAACGCGCTGTTGGCACAAAAGAGAAGAGAAATTCAGAGGGGGAAAGGACGGATAAGCCGAGAGATGTTTTGGGTGCTTCTAGTGAGACGGCAGACGTAAGCGAGGCCTCTGAGGACCAAACAAACACAGAAAAGCCTCAGAGCCACAGGATGAAAACACACCACATCAGAGAACCCAAAGATGGGCACAAAAGCTCTTCTGAAGAGTAG
- the LOC109864639 gene encoding cadherin-related family member 5 isoform X3, which yields MLNPWGLFLCQLAINTSYHVIKASLCLGGSDIFATVSENRPVGEFIANLSIVGDPTGVNSIRLCLTGENANWFYLEGRTIRLNSSILRVLDRERQGSVLMAALTCYEDDIIQSEYRVMVEILNENDNKPRFLEKTIQPRYISELTAVNSVVFTVKAIDADGDTITYIIDRASPDANYFRIDLPNSGKVILDKPMDYETKTKLQLVIYAVETNTKEWYNTSASLIVNVEDGDDHYPQFLPCTPISQDHNHTVVCTNPIYVVNITEKDQDMLLNFSPGPIHAEDGDRSLDTPLLYSILSGADKNRFQIDNQTAEITMTKRVENRHMTPIFRLRIMASQLNDPKKYSVATALVRVLAENRFPPLFNRTTYKGFIIESSSPATLVSTYGNEVLFIQAIDQDFVDGVNPKMHYSLQPTRATTGLYHITEEGVIIAKTDRLRSFDRLILEVVAMDEESGEVAKASVDIELLQRSQPIPWTPFRDMDVRIAGGIMGGMLLLLVTTLFLLIRWAKRRRRRQRQKPSGRGAVALGKHLKVTEDDLW from the exons ATGTTGAACCCATGGGGGCTGTTCCTCTGCCAGCTGGCAATAAACACGTCTTACCATGTCATAAAAG CCAGCCTCTGCCTGGGTGGGTCAGACATCTTTGCGACAGTGAGCGAGAACCGACCTGTAGGAGAGTTCATTGCGAACCTCAGCATCGTCGGGGACCCTACAGGAGTCAATAGCATCCGCTTGTGCCTCACCGGAGAGAACGCCAATTGGTTCTACCTAGAAGGGAGAACCATCAGGCTCAACTCATCCATTTTAAGAGTCCTGGATCGAGAG CGCCAGGGATCTGTTTTGATGGCAGCATTAACATGTTATGAAGACGACATAATACAA AGTGAATACAGGGTCATGGTTGAGATCCTGAATGAAAATGATAACAAACCAAGGTTCCTTGAGAAGACTATACAACCGCGTTACATAAGTGAG CTCACTGCAGTCAACTCTGTCGTCTTCACTGTCAAGGCCATCGATGCTGATGGAGACACCATCACCTACATCATCGACAGAGCCTCG CCTGATGCCAACTACTTCAGGATAGACCTGCCCAACAGTGGTAAAGTAATCCTGGACAAGCCAATGGACTATGAGACCAAAACCAAGCTGCAGCTAGTCATCTACGCTGTG GAAACCAACACCAAGGAGTGGTACAACACTTCCGCCTCACTGATTGTGAACGTGGAGGACGGGGACGACCATTACCCTCAATTCCTACCGTGCACACCCATCTCCCAGGACCACAACCACACGGTTGTCTGCACCAACCCCATCTACGTGGTCAACATCACAGAAAAGGACCAG GACATGTTACTGAATTTCTCTCCTGGTCCAATTCATGCCGAAGACGGAGACAGAAGCCTTGATACGCCTTTGCTCTACTCCATTCTCTCAG GTGCTGACAAAAACAGGTTTCAGATTGACAACCAAACAGCAGAGATCACAATGACAAAACGGGTGGAAAACAGACATATGACACCTATATTCCGACTGCGGATCATG GCATCTCAGCTGAATGACCCAAAGAAGTACAGTGTGGCGACAGCGCTGGTCCGGGTGCTAGCAGAGAACCGGTTCCCTCCCCTCTTTAACAGAACCACGTACAAGGGCTTCATCATCGAGAGCTCCAGCCCTGCCACGCTAGTCTCCACCTATGGGAACGAGGTGCTTTTCATCCAAGCCATAGACCAGGACTTTGTAGAT GGGGTGAATCCAAAAATGCATTATTCTCTCCAGCCCACACGAGCCACCACTGGACTGTACCACATCACAGAGGAAGGGGTTATCATCGCTAAGACCGACCGCCTACGATCCTTCGACAGGCTCATCCTAGAG GTGGTCGCTATGGATGAGGAATCAGGTGAAGTTGCTAAAGCCTCAGTCGACATAGAGCTGCTACAAAGAAGCCAGCCAA TCCCTTGGACACCTTTCAGAGACATGGATGTGAGGATAGCTGGCGGTATCATGGGTGGGATGCTGCTGCTGTTAGTGACCACCCTGTTCCTGCTGATCCGATGggccaagaggaggaggaggagacagagacaaaaaCCTTCCGGACGAGGGGCTGTCGCCCTGGGGAAACACCTCAAAGTG ACTGAAGACGATTTATG GTGA
- the LOC109864639 gene encoding cadherin-related family member 5 isoform X1, whose amino-acid sequence MLNPWGLFLCQLAINTSYHVIKASLCLGGSDIFATVSENRPVGEFIANLSIVGDPTGVNSIRLCLTGENANWFYLEGRTIRLNSSILRVLDRERQGSVLMAALTCYEDDIIQSEYRVMVEILNENDNKPRFLEKTIQPRYISELTAVNSVVFTVKAIDADGDTITYIIDRASPDANYFRIDLPNSGKVILDKPMDYETKTKLQLVIYAVETNTKEWYNTSASLIVNVEDGDDHYPQFLPCTPISQDHNHTVVCTNPIYVVNITEKDQDMLLNFSPGPIHAEDGDRSLDTPLLYSILSGADKNRFQIDNQTAEITMTKRVENRHMTPIFRLRIMASQLNDPKKYSVATALVRVLAENRFPPLFNRTTYKGFIIESSSPATLVSTYGNEVLFIQAIDQDFVDGVNPKMHYSLQPTRATTGLYHITEEGVIIAKTDRLRSFDRLILEVVAMDEESGEVAKASVDIELLQRSQPIPWTPFRDMDVRIAGGIMGGMLLLLVTTLFLLIRWAKRRRRRQRQKPSGRGAVALGKHLKVVNSGRPVIPLVEEVSYQNEGFSIDYEASGGSGSLFGRHGVYTRKQSLIPPPPRCHSSHPDCGSSTVTGDMLPILVTPEPLVKDLTAALISNSRKDDNTISTGAMTKDEKERNKQRDMEKEEERNKQRDMEKEEERNKQRDMEKEEERNKQRDMEKEEERNKQRDMEKEEEREWEKQWERAVGTKEKRNSEGERTDKPRDVLGASSETADVSEASEDQTNTEKPQSHRMKTHHIREPKDGHKSSSEE is encoded by the exons ATGTTGAACCCATGGGGGCTGTTCCTCTGCCAGCTGGCAATAAACACGTCTTACCATGTCATAAAAG CCAGCCTCTGCCTGGGTGGGTCAGACATCTTTGCGACAGTGAGCGAGAACCGACCTGTAGGAGAGTTCATTGCGAACCTCAGCATCGTCGGGGACCCTACAGGAGTCAATAGCATCCGCTTGTGCCTCACCGGAGAGAACGCCAATTGGTTCTACCTAGAAGGGAGAACCATCAGGCTCAACTCATCCATTTTAAGAGTCCTGGATCGAGAG CGCCAGGGATCTGTTTTGATGGCAGCATTAACATGTTATGAAGACGACATAATACAA AGTGAATACAGGGTCATGGTTGAGATCCTGAATGAAAATGATAACAAACCAAGGTTCCTTGAGAAGACTATACAACCGCGTTACATAAGTGAG CTCACTGCAGTCAACTCTGTCGTCTTCACTGTCAAGGCCATCGATGCTGATGGAGACACCATCACCTACATCATCGACAGAGCCTCG CCTGATGCCAACTACTTCAGGATAGACCTGCCCAACAGTGGTAAAGTAATCCTGGACAAGCCAATGGACTATGAGACCAAAACCAAGCTGCAGCTAGTCATCTACGCTGTG GAAACCAACACCAAGGAGTGGTACAACACTTCCGCCTCACTGATTGTGAACGTGGAGGACGGGGACGACCATTACCCTCAATTCCTACCGTGCACACCCATCTCCCAGGACCACAACCACACGGTTGTCTGCACCAACCCCATCTACGTGGTCAACATCACAGAAAAGGACCAG GACATGTTACTGAATTTCTCTCCTGGTCCAATTCATGCCGAAGACGGAGACAGAAGCCTTGATACGCCTTTGCTCTACTCCATTCTCTCAG GTGCTGACAAAAACAGGTTTCAGATTGACAACCAAACAGCAGAGATCACAATGACAAAACGGGTGGAAAACAGACATATGACACCTATATTCCGACTGCGGATCATG GCATCTCAGCTGAATGACCCAAAGAAGTACAGTGTGGCGACAGCGCTGGTCCGGGTGCTAGCAGAGAACCGGTTCCCTCCCCTCTTTAACAGAACCACGTACAAGGGCTTCATCATCGAGAGCTCCAGCCCTGCCACGCTAGTCTCCACCTATGGGAACGAGGTGCTTTTCATCCAAGCCATAGACCAGGACTTTGTAGAT GGGGTGAATCCAAAAATGCATTATTCTCTCCAGCCCACACGAGCCACCACTGGACTGTACCACATCACAGAGGAAGGGGTTATCATCGCTAAGACCGACCGCCTACGATCCTTCGACAGGCTCATCCTAGAG GTGGTCGCTATGGATGAGGAATCAGGTGAAGTTGCTAAAGCCTCAGTCGACATAGAGCTGCTACAAAGAAGCCAGCCAA TCCCTTGGACACCTTTCAGAGACATGGATGTGAGGATAGCTGGCGGTATCATGGGTGGGATGCTGCTGCTGTTAGTGACCACCCTGTTCCTGCTGATCCGATGggccaagaggaggaggaggagacagagacaaaaaCCTTCCGGACGAGGGGCTGTCGCCCTGGGGAAACACCTCAAAGTG GTGAACTCGGGCCGGCCCGTGATCCCCTTGGTCGAGGAGGTCTCCTACCAGAACGAAGGGTTCAGCATAGACTACGAGGCCTCGGGAGGTTCCGGAAGCCTCTTTGGGAGACATGGGGTCTACACCAGGAAACAGTCGCTGATCCCACCGCCGCCACGCTGCCACAGCAGCCATCCAGACTGCGGCTCCAGTACCGTAACAGGCGACATGCTGCCTATACTGGTGACGCCAGAGCCCCTGGTTAAAGACCTCACTGCCGCCCTCATCTCCAACAGCAGGAAAGATGACAACACCATCAGCACAGGGGCTATGACAAAAGACGAGAAGGAGAGGAATAAGcagagagatatggagaaagaggaggagaggaataagcagagagatatggagaaagaggaggagaggaataagcagagagatatggagaaagaggaggagaggaataagcagagagatatggagaaagaggaggagaggaataagcagagagatatggagaaagaggaggagagggaatgggagaagCAGTGGGAACGCGCTGTTGGCACAAAAGAGAAGAGAAATTCAGAGGGGGAAAGGACGGATAAGCCGAGAGATGTTTTGGGTGCTTCTAGTGAGACGGCAGACGTAAGCGAGGCCTCTGAGGACCAAACAAACACAGAAAAGCCTCAGAGCCACAGGATGAAAACACACCACATCAGAGAACCCAAAGATGGGCACAAAAGCTCTTCTGAAGAGTAG